The Vicingaceae bacterium genome includes the window AGCTTTAGAATATACGATGATTATTTACAAAACAAAATTCAATATTTAGCAAAAATGCCACAAGATTAAACTAACAGATGGTTGTTAAAAACAAATGAATGGTGGTTTTCTTTCAATGAACGGTAAGTTTAATTCAGGACGATTTGTGTTCTAATTGGCTAAACGAACGATTGCTCTGTTATTGTTATGTATAGACAAGATGTTTTATCAATAAATTGTTATTATTTTTTAAAATTTTCCAAAAAAAATTCCAATTTTTCATACCATTCTTTGCCATATCGCCGCAATAAAGCAGGTTTGACAAATTGATAAATTTTAATGTTTTCTTTACGGCCTTTGATACATGCTTGACTGCATATTGACCAACGGTGATATCGTAATCTTTCTCCGTAACTTAACTTTTGAATTCTAACCGGATATAAATGGCAGGAAATGGGTTTTTGAAAACTTATTGCACCCTTTTGAAAAGCTTTTTCGATACCGCACAAGGCTATGCCATTTTCATATGTAACATAAGCACAAGGGCCTTTATTGATCAATGGTGTTACATACTCTCCGTCGGCATCCTTTTCATATACTCCTTTGTTTTCAATGGTCTTTCTGCCTTCCTCTGTAATGAAATCAAAAATTTTATGAATATTTTCTTCCAATAGTCCTATTTCATTGGGGTCCAAAGGCGCGCCCGACTCTCCTTCAATACAACATGCACCTTTGCAAGAAGTGAGTTCACACGCAAATGCAGAATCCAGTACATCCTCATCAATTAATACATTGTCGATTGCTATCATCGTGCCAACCAATATTCGGGATTAAGTTTCACTGTTTGTTTCCAAATTTCCAGATGCATGGTTGAGCTGGCATCATCATCACCCGGAACCAATATTCCAATGTTTTGACGGGTTTTTACCTTATCGCCCTTTTTAACAAAAACTTCAGAAAAATACGAATAAACCGTAAGGTATTCTCCGTGTCTTATCATTACGGCCTTTCCTGCACCGGGAATGATGACCACGGACGAAACTTCTCCGTCAAAAATCGCTTTTCCATAGGCCTCTTTTTCGGTTTTGATATCAATACCGTTGTTGTTCACGATCACACCTTTAATCACAGGATGTTCATATTGTCCGAATTTTCCGGTGATTACTCCTTTATCCACAGGCCAGGGGAGTTTTCCTTTATTGGCAGTAAAGCTGTTGGATAATTTTTGCGCTTCGGGGGTCATAGGAAATTCGCCGGTTTTTGATGTTTTATTTTTTTCGGCAGCTTTTCTTCTGGCTTCTTCTATTTCCTTTCTGATAATTTCTTCTATTTTTTTGTTTAACTCTTCAGCATCTTTTTGCTTTTTCTTTAATTGTTGACGCAGGTTTTCTTCTTCGGATTTCAATTTTTGCACCAGTTGCTCTTGCTCAATTTTTTCTTTTTCTATCAATTGCTTTTCCAATTCATTTTGTACCAAAAGATTCTCTCTTTGTTTTTTTAAATCTTCCAATTGTGCTATTTTTTCATTGAGTTCTGTTTTTGTTTTTACAATGTTTTCTGCTTGTTTTCTGCGGTAGTCATTATATTGCCGTATATATTTCAATCGCAAATAAGCTTGATTGAAATCTTCTGCCATGAAAATATACATAAGAACACTTGCCGAATTTTGATGCAGGTAAGACCTTCTGATCAGACGGGCATACTCATCTTTTAGTTGTTCCAATTCTTTTTCTTTTTCTTCAATCTCTTTTTTTAGACGGAAAATCCGGCCATTGATGAGCTCTGTTTCTTTTTTGATGGTATTGATCAAAACCTGACGTTGTGTTATTTTTTGATGCAATAATTCAACACGCGACAAAGTGTTAAGTTTTTGTTTTTCGGTATTAGCCAACAATTCATTTGTTTTTTGTATTTCCAACTGAAGTTGTTTACGTTTATGCTCCAATGTTTTGCGGTCTTGACCATGGAGCATAGTCATGAACAAACAAAAAAATCCAAGAAGTGTATATTTAGCGTATAGGTTCATATTTCTCGGGAATGTTTATCGAAAGATTATATTCGCTTCCCATCGTGACTTTATCAATTTCTATTTTTAATTGAAGATCTTTGTTGCCATCCACATAAAATTTTAACAAACCGGGAAAATATTGATTGTCGACAAAAACATAATTATCATATTCGGCAATCAGGGTTTGATCTATATCGTTGTCGGTCAGGTATATTGATTTTATTTTGAATGTATTGGGGTCGATCCATAAGATTTGAATATCGTCCTTGATTTTCCTTTCTTTTTCTTTTCTAAAGTACTTGCGCAGTTTTCTTTTTTTATTGGTAGTGATATAATATAAATCTTTTTCCCGGTCAATGGCACTTTTAACTTTTTCGTTATCATCGAAATCAATGCTGTTGCCCGTCAATAATGATTGTATCATGAAATAATCCACCTCTATGTTTAGTTTCTCTGAAAAAAACTCATAATTGCCCGTAAAATACCTTTTATTTATCCTGTCCAAAAAAACGATTGTGTCCGGGGTTAATAACAATCTTACCACTTCAATGCCCAACAAGGGTGTAACCGATATCCAAATGGCCGAATCGTGTTTAATGCGAATGGTGGATTTAAAGTCGTTCTGAATGCTGTCTTCAATAAAAAAAATTTTCGTTTTTAAACTTAGCCAATCATATTGAAATTCATGGTTTTTCATTGAATCAAGCAAGGCACGGGTAGATTTATGAGAAATTTCTTTTTTTTCTTTATTTTCCTGTATTGGCCCGGTAGATTTGCACGCCCACGCAAAAATGATCAATATAAACACCCCGGCAACTCTCATTCAATCAACTTTTTTTCTGTTATTTTCTTATTCAAAATTTCGTTGTCGTTTCCGTTGTTTTTTGCTTTCATCCAATATTCCAATGCTTTTCCGGTTTGTCCGTTTTTATAGTAAGCGTCACCTAAATGCTCTAAAATCGTGCCGTTGGCAGGGGATTTTTCTGCTGCTTTCTCCAACCATTTCAGGGCCTCTGCTATGTTGTTCTGTTTATACAATACCCAACCATACGTATCCAGGAAAGACGGATTATCGGGCATTATTTTCAATGCCTGCTCGATCATCTGTCGGGCTTCATCCAACCTGAGATTTCGTTCTGAGAGATAATATGCATAATTATTCAACAAAACAGGGTCTGCCGGATTGATTTTTTTGGCTTTGTCGAAATATTCAAAAGCTCTATCCGCTTTATTCATCCGGTAATTTACTTCTGCAAGATTCAAGTAAATTTGATAGGTCAGATCTTTTTGATTTCCGGCAAATGTCAATGCTTGCAAAAAATATGATTCTGCCTCGGAATATTGTTTTTTTTGCATTAACCCTACTGCTTTGGCAAAATAAAACAACCCTCTTTCGGGAAAATATTCCAACGCCTGTCCTGCATGAACTATCAACGAGTCGTACATCTCCAATTCCAGCTCCAATAAAACAATTTCATTCCAAATGGCAAACTTGCCCGGGTCATAATTTTTGGCTTTTAGAAATTCCAAAAGCGCTTCCGGTTTTTTGCCATATTTTAAGTAATAATCTCCCTTTAAAGTATATACTTTGGCTTCCTCGGGATATAATCCTTGCAAAGTATCGATAATTTCAAACAACTTCTTTTTTGCCAGCGAATCTTTATGAAGTGGTAAATAATCATACAAGTTGATAATGATTTTCATCTTGTCATCCAATTCCAAGTCCGGCGATTGGATGGCTTTTTCAAGATATTCCAACATTTTTTGCAACGATCCCATCGATTGTTCGTAATCTGCCAAAAACAGCCATACTTGTGGATTGTCGGGAAATTTTTCTTTGATCAAATTTATATAATATTGGGCGCTGTCTTTAATTTCATTTGCAATGAAAATGTTGGCCAGTTCAGCCCAATAAGATGGCTCGCTGGGATAAAGATTGATCAAACGTCTTGCTTCTTGAGCCAACTCGTTAATTTTATTTTGTTGTAATAGAATGTTTTTCTTATAAATGTATATTTCCTCATTAAACCCCTGTAATTTTTCCAACTGATTGATAATTTCCAAACTTTTTTCATAATCTCCGGTCATATCATAAACAAAAATCAATTTTTTTATCACCTCAATATCCTCGGGAAAATATTTATGCAGATGTTCCAGAATTTTGGCGGATTTTTCGGGCAAACGCATGTGATACAATATCTCTGCATACAACATGTTGTACCAATATTGCAAGGGTTCCTGATCCAATGCTTTTTCTATAAATTGACGGGCTTTGACCAAATCATTTTTTTTGAAATAAATCATGGCCATTTCATAGAGCGGAGCAGATTCTTTTGGATTTATCCGGTAGCATTGCATAAAATACATTAATGCGGCTTCGGGATTGCCGATAATTTTTTCTTTACAACCTTCTATAAACAAATTGTCAAATTGAAATTTTTCTTTGTTGGAAGAAAAATCCGGAAAAATTTGGTCATGATTGCCTACCTGTCGTGTTTGACTGACCCGACAAGCCATCAATAAACCGATGAATAAACAGAAAAATACTGCAGCGCTGATATTTAATTTGAATTTCAATGCCCGTTTTTTAATGTTTTCCATTCGGAATAATCGCCTAGATTTACCTCACACAATCGTCCCGCCGAATTAATTTTAACATTTTCACCCAAAATGCTATTTTGAAGATGAGTGTCTATCACTTCGGTATTGTCCCTAATGATAGAGTTGTAAACTTTACTGTTTGATACTTTTACAAATTTTCCAAGCGACACATAAGGCCCAATTTCAGAATCAATCAACTCTACACCGGGACCGATATAACAAGGTTCGATGATTTTTGAGTTTGTAATGACGGCATTTTGATCAATCAATGATTCTTTATCTTTTTTCAATTCCAAAACTTTTGCATTGGTTTCAATCGTCACTTGCTTGTTGCCACAATCCATCCACTGCAGAACCTTTCCGGGCAAAAATTTCATTCCCTTGTTTTTCATATTTTCCAAAGCATTGGTCAATTGATATTCGCCCTTCTCTTTGATATCGTTATCTATCAAATATTGCAATTCATTTTTCAATATCGACGCATCCCTGAAAAAGTAAATACCGATAATGGCCAAATCAGAAACAAAAGTGACCGGTTTTTCAATAAAATCCACTATGTATCCATTTTCGTCCAATTTCACCACACCAAAAGAAGAAGGATCATCTATTTGCTTTACCCATATTACGCCATCGGCGGTTTTGTCCAAAGAAAAATTGGCTTCAAACAAAGTGTCGGCAAAAGCCACAATGACCTCCCCTTCTAAAGAATCACCGGCACAGAGTATGGCATGTGCCGTTCCCAAAGGTTCTTCTTGATAATAGATAGTTGACTTTTTGGCTCCCACTCTTGAAGCTATTTGATGTAGCATTTGCTCCACTTCACTGCCAAAATCTCCAATGATATAAGCAATTTCGTCAATTGTATCATCAAATTGTCCTGCCAAATCTTCGACCAATCTTTGCACTATCGGTTTACCCGCCACAGGAAACAAAGGTTTGGGCAATGTCAATGTTTGCGGTCTCATTCTTTTGCCCATCCCGGCCATTGGTATGATTATTCTCATTTGCTTGTCAATTTATTTGTTATTTCATTTAACTCCGGTGCTGCCAAATCCTCCGACACCCCTGCTACTTTCTTGCAATATCTCTACTTCTTCCCATTCTACTTTCTCGTGTTTGGCAATCACCATTT containing:
- a CDS encoding peptidase M23, whose product is MNLYAKYTLLGFFCLFMTMLHGQDRKTLEHKRKQLQLEIQKTNELLANTEKQKLNTLSRVELLHQKITQRQVLINTIKKETELINGRIFRLKKEIEEKEKELEQLKDEYARLIRRSYLHQNSASVLMYIFMAEDFNQAYLRLKYIRQYNDYRRKQAENIVKTKTELNEKIAQLEDLKKQRENLLVQNELEKQLIEKEKIEQEQLVQKLKSEEENLRQQLKKKQKDAEELNKKIEEIIRKEIEEARRKAAEKNKTSKTGEFPMTPEAQKLSNSFTANKGKLPWPVDKGVITGKFGQYEHPVIKGVIVNNNGIDIKTEKEAYGKAIFDGEVSSVVIIPGAGKAVMIRHGEYLTVYSYFSEVFVKKGDKVKTRQNIGILVPGDDDASSTMHLEIWKQTVKLNPEYWLAR
- a CDS encoding nucleotidyltransferase → MRIIIPMAGMGKRMRPQTLTLPKPLFPVAGKPIVQRLVEDLAGQFDDTIDEIAYIIGDFGSEVEQMLHQIASRVGAKKSTIYYQEEPLGTAHAILCAGDSLEGEVIVAFADTLFEANFSLDKTADGVIWVKQIDDPSSFGVVKLDENGYIVDFIEKPVTFVSDLAIIGIYFFRDASILKNELQYLIDNDIKEKGEYQLTNALENMKNKGMKFLPGKVLQWMDCGNKQVTIETNAKVLELKKDKESLIDQNAVITNSKIIEPCYIGPGVELIDSEIGPYVSLGKFVKVSNSKVYNSIIRDNTEVIDTHLQNSILGENVKINSAGRLCEVNLGDYSEWKTLKNGH